A window from Bacteroidota bacterium encodes these proteins:
- a CDS encoding vanadium-dependent haloperoxidase, whose translation MCSATERFFSFLVLFFFLSGCKQIESSTYEPIGEQNLAYKWGDVAMTATANNTEQFSPRPTVTSRFLGLIWTAVFDAWSRYDSIATPVYLQNVDRRPAPERTLANKEKAISYAAYKTMMEYYSSDSVMLTEKMRSFGFDPYNNSLDTKTPEGIGNLAAKTVMEARMNDGSNQGGRISRSNGKPYSDYTGYYPVNSADTMNDIKHWQPKYFSDGKGGRFAPGCLTPHWGLVKPLFIDSANQFRSPPPPPLISEELKKEVTAVVDYQANLTNEQKALVEFMRDGPRSVQQAGHWFIFSQEVSKKDKHTLDDDVKMYFSVEAAAMDAFIACWDTKMHYDFARPYTLVHYYFKDKNIKGWSGPQKGWGEIKGQDWRPYSPDAFLCPAFPSYVSGHSTVSGACSEVLRLFTGSDKFGFEVKRTPGELTEPDNLGQPIFLKFETFSQTADMAGISRVMGGYHIPIENVEGLKLGRSVGNIVFNKCQSYINGTK comes from the coding sequence TTATAAGTGGGGTGATGTAGCAATGACGGCTACAGCAAACAATACCGAACAATTCTCCCCCCGTCCAACAGTTACTTCAAGGTTCTTAGGTCTCATCTGGACTGCTGTGTTCGATGCATGGTCAAGATATGACTCTATAGCTACTCCTGTTTATTTGCAAAACGTAGATCGTCGTCCGGCACCCGAAAGAACATTGGCTAATAAAGAAAAAGCAATTAGCTACGCAGCATATAAAACAATGATGGAGTATTACTCCTCCGATTCAGTAATGCTTACTGAAAAAATGAGATCATTTGGGTTTGATCCTTATAACAATTCACTGGATACTAAAACACCTGAGGGAATAGGAAATCTTGCGGCAAAAACTGTCATGGAAGCAAGAATGAATGACGGCTCCAATCAAGGCGGCCGCATAAGTAGATCAAACGGAAAGCCTTATTCTGATTATACTGGCTATTATCCTGTTAATTCCGCTGACACTATGAATGATATTAAGCATTGGCAGCCGAAATATTTTTCTGATGGTAAAGGAGGGAGGTTTGCTCCCGGCTGTCTTACCCCACACTGGGGCTTGGTAAAGCCTTTGTTCATAGATTCAGCTAATCAATTCAGGTCCCCTCCACCTCCACCACTTATATCAGAAGAGTTGAAAAAAGAAGTTACGGCTGTGGTGGATTACCAAGCAAATCTTACAAATGAACAGAAAGCCCTTGTTGAGTTTATGAGGGACGGTCCCCGGTCTGTCCAGCAAGCCGGACATTGGTTCATATTTTCTCAAGAAGTTTCAAAGAAAGATAAACACACATTGGATGATGATGTCAAAATGTACTTTTCAGTTGAGGCAGCAGCTATGGATGCTTTTATCGCTTGCTGGGATACTAAAATGCATTATGACTTTGCAAGACCATATACCTTGGTGCATTATTATTTTAAAGACAAGAATATAAAAGGATGGTCCGGTCCACAGAAAGGGTGGGGTGAAATAAAGGGACAGGATTGGAGACCTTACTCTCCTGATGCATTTTTATGTCCTGCATTTCCAAGCTATGTTTCAGGACATAGTACTGTTAGCGGAGCTTGCTCAGAAGTGCTACGGCTTTTCACAGGAAGTGATAAATTTGGGTTTGAGGTTAAAAGAACCCCGGGTGAATTGACAGAACCTGATAATTTAGGTCAACCAATATTCCTAAAATTCGAAACGTTTTCACAAACAGCGGACATGGCAGGCATCTCCCGTGTTATGGGGGGATACCATATACCGATAGAAAATGTCGAAGGTTTAAAACTTGGACGGAGTGTAGGAAATATTGTATTTAATAAATGCCAGTCTTATATAAATGGAACAAAGTAG